Proteins co-encoded in one Aspergillus luchuensis IFO 4308 DNA, chromosome 6, nearly complete sequence genomic window:
- a CDS encoding uncharacterized protein (COG:S;~EggNog:ENOG410Q1Z1;~SECRETED:SignalP(1-18);~TransMembrane:1 (n5-16c23/24o310-339i)) — protein sequence MRTQFLCLAGAWLASCAASPVASHPGDASVPQMALKDSHAPFPVVTGHEIHIPCATIPGLKEGEAKDVSKAYLAMKLRTESNALFVNDVTVFPSSFPMHLPATRYQDASRQNAEHLLLQYAMDIEYMPPRPDGSLVQDIYRVQLKFFDLSGRPATTDTVSVRLSSQQSSELYITQISVEPLPHYHDAHGDGNCVWHAKYWNLIMEKYRTWREKKEHGAHKGPKSQENDDHEHNDHHHHPKERPATHGGAEERRPFLKERPTTHEEDKESSPQLPTTDSNKAAPDSPFRVYGVDKSLRPTALRNKDYRRDFWRLVVPAIIPGLLGAVAGLVVCTMGLLLWKVVACTCVSMQQGRRCRKRCQRKQGVFLSEKQRLLQQDELSEA from the exons CTTCCGTGCCCCAGATGGCTCTTAAGGACTCGCACGCCCCGTTCCCCGTCGTGACTGGCCATGAGATTCATATTCCCTGTGCGACGATCCCAGGATTAAAGGAGGGCGAGGCCAAGGATGTCTCTAAAGCATATCTG GCGATGAAACTCCGCACGGAGAGCAATGCTCTATTTGTCAACGATGTTACCGTCTTTCCTAGTTCATTCCCCATGCATTTGCCGGCAACCCGATACCAGGACGCGTCCAGGCAGAATGCGGAGCATCTGCTCCTGCAGTACGCCATGGACATCGAATATATGCCCCCTCGTCCGGATGGGTCTCTGGTGCAAGACATCTACCGTGTGCAACTCAAGTTCTTCGACCTTTCCGGCCGTCCTGCCACGACAGACACTGTCAGTGTTCGATTGTCGTCGCAGCAGTCGAGCGAATTGTACATAACTCAGATCTCCGTCGAGCCACTTCCCCACTACCATGACGCGCACGGCGATGGAAATTGTGTCTGGCACGCCAAGTACTGGAACTTGATTATGGAAAAGTACCGTACCTGGCGCGAGAAGAAAGAACACGGCGCCCACAAAGGACCCAAGTCGCAGGAGAATGACGACCACGAGCACAatgatcaccaccaccatcccaagGAGCGACCAGCAACCCACGGGGGAGCCGAGGAGCGCAGACCATTCCTCAAGGAACGACCCACCACACACGAGGAGGATAAGGAGAGCAGTCCACAACTCCCGACGACGGACTCCAACAAAGCTGCGCCCGACTCCCCGTTCCGGGTGTATGGAGTGGACAAATCTCTGCGACCGACGGCTTTGCGTAACAAGGATTACCGCCGGGACTTCTGGCGACTCGTGGTGCCTGCCATCATTCCGGGACTTTTGGGGGCCGTTGCTGGATTGGTAGTGTGCACGATGGGGTTGCTTCTCTGGAAGGTTGTGGCATGCACGTGTGTCAGTATGCAGCAGGGTCGGAGATGTCGGAAGCGTTGCCAAAGGAAGCAAGGCGTTTTCTTATCGGAGAAGCAACGACTACTGCAGCAAGATGAGCTGAGTGAGGCGTAG